The following coding sequences are from one Mus pahari chromosome X, PAHARI_EIJ_v1.1, whole genome shotgun sequence window:
- the Magee1 gene encoding melanoma-associated antigen E1 yields the protein MSLVSQNSRRRRGGRANARKNNGKGHPAAVPGPDVPRDRNDPKIHQGLRASEGPGTSMLPTPREGPRASVPPTASEGSSAPGQFIISEGPNTSELPTSRKGRGASRPPAVSAGLNTAVSITASEGPSSPVPPTAPKSSKAYEHFTVSEGLAISEQRHYDGGPNMEPTLGEGPGISVPPTFSEESGISVPLPSDEGLGIFMSPTISEGPGINVPYPASEDPSTSVPPTASNGLGINLPPTFGEGLSISMLFSALEEPDIFAPPPSAEGLFTSMSPPSGDIQSSWVPPIILEGCSVNVPPTSRNGLRTSVPSAACESPSTSAEGLSTSLSSISAEGFCSSLAPCAAEGSCELLPCGEGQSTSGLHSLGEGSSTSQMPLAAEGPSASGMPTEADNPEEALSCCASERRNKSTSRALQKAKDPSVRPKREDRFLDFQVLRDSKNSNSITIMGLGTSRVALTLKPQDPMEQNVAELLQFLLLKDQTKYPIKESDMREFIDKDYRHQFPEILRRAAVHLECIFRFELKELDTEEHIYILLNKLGPVPFEGLEDVPNGPKMGLLMMILGHILLNGNQAREADIWEMLWRFGVQRERRLSVFGNVKRLLSVEFVWQRYLDYRPLTDCVPVEYEFYWGPRSRAETTKMKILKFMAKIYNKDPMDWPALYNEALEEDADRVVVNNFRVARPFRRPLFAEVSPELDASGSKYSPHSWPESRLESKSRKLVQLFLLMDSTKLPIPKKGILYYIGRECTKVFPDLLNRAARTLNHVYGTELVVLDPRNHSYTLYNRREMEDTEEIMDSPNRPGNNFLMQVLSFIFIMGNHARESAVWAFLRGLGVQNGRKHVITCRYLSQRYLDSLRVPDSDPVQYDFVWGPRARLETSKMKALRYVARIHRKEPEDWPEQYREAMEDEANRAEAGRRPLIVRNLR from the coding sequence ATGTCGCTGGTAAGCCAGAATTCGCGCCGCCGCCGCGGTGGAAGGGCCAATGCGCGCAAAAACAACGGGAAGGGTCACCCTGCTGCTGTGCCAGGCCCAGACGTCCCTCGGGATCGCAACGATCCTAAGATCCACCAGGGCCTCCGCGCCTCTGAGGGCCCTGGCACCTCCATGCTGCCCACCCCCCGGGAGGGCCCAAGAGCCTCTGTGCCGCCCACCGCCTCAGAGGGCTCAAGCGCCCCTGGGCAGTTCATCATCTCCGAGGGGCCGAACACCTCCGAGCTGCCCACCTCCAGGAAGGGTCGGGGCGCCTCCAGGCCTCCTGCAGTCTCCGCAGGGCTGAACACCGCTGTGTCAATCACGGCCTCTGAGGGCCCGAGTAGCCCTGTGCCGCCCACTGCTCCTAAGAGCTCAAAGGCCTATGAGCATTTCACTGTCTCAGAAGGGTTGGCCATCTCCGAGCAGCGTCACTATGATGGGGGCCCTAACATGGAGCCCACCCTGGGTGAGGGCCCGGGAATCTCGGTGCCGCCCACCTTCTCTGAGGAATCCGGCATTTCCGTGCCGCTACCCTCTGATGAGGGCTTGGGCATCTTCATGTCGCCCACCATCTCGGAGGGACCGGGTATCAACGTGCCCTACCCCGCTAGTGAGGACCCAAGCACTTCGGTGCCTCCCACTGCCTCTAATGGACTGGGCATCAACCTGCCGCCCACCTTCGGTGAGGGCCTGAGCATCTCTATGCTGTTCTCCGCTTTGGAGGAACCGGACATCTTTGCGCCGCCCCCCTCCGCCGAGGGACTGTTCACCTCCATGTCGCCCCCCTCCGGTGACATCCAGAGCTCCTGGGTGCCGCCCATCATCTTGGAGGGATGTAGCGTCAACGTGCCGCCCACCTCCAGAAACGGACTGCGCACCTCGGTGCCATCAGCTGCTTGCGAGAGCCCGAGCACCTCAGCCGAGGGCCTTAGCACGTCCCTGTCATCCATTTCTGCTGAGGGCTTTTGCAGCTCGCTGGCGCCATGCGCTGCGGAGGGATCTTGCGAGCTGCTTCCCTGCGGGGAGGGCCAGAGCACCTCGGGGCTGCACAGCCTGGGGGAGGGGTCGAGCACCTCGCAGATGCCCCTAGCTGCCGAGGGCCCTAGCGCTTCTGGGATGCCCACTGAAGCTGATAACCCCGAGGAAGCACTGAGCTGCTGTGCTTCTGAGCGCAGGAACAAGAGCACCTCCCGTGCTCTGCAAAAGGCCAAGGATCCATCTGTACGCCCAAAGCGTGAAGACCGCTTCCTGGATTTCCAGGTCCTGAGAGACAGTAAGAATTCCAACTCCATTACCATTATGGGCCTGGGCACCTCCCGCGTTGCTCTTACCCTGAAGCCTCAGGATCCCATGGAGCAAAACGTAGCAGAATTGTTGCAGTTTCTGCTGCTGAAGGATCAGACCAAGTACCCTATCAAGGAATCTGATATGAGGGAATTCATTGACAAAGACTATCGCCACCAGTTCCCAGAGATCCTCAGACGAGCAGCAGTCCACCTGGAGTGCATTTTTCGGTTTGAACTGAAGGAGCTCGACACTGAGGAGCACATCTACATCCTGCTCAACAAACTGGGACCAGTGCCCTTTGAAGGGTTAGAAGATGTCCCAAATGGGCCAAAGATGGGCCTCTTGATGATGATTCTGGGACACATTTTACTAAATGGCAACCAAGCCAGAGAAGCTGATATCTGGGAGATGCTCTGGAGATTCGGAGTGCAGCGTGAAAGAAGGCTTTCTGTTTTTGGGAACGTGAAGAGACTTCTGTCTGTAGAGTTTGTGTGGCAGCGTTACTTGGACTATAGGCCGCTAACTGACTGTGTACCAGTCGAGTATGAGTTTTACTGGGGCCCACGATCCCGTGCAGAAACCACCAAGATGAAAATTCTGAAGTTCATGGCTAAGATCTATAACAAAGATCCTATGGATTGGCCAGCACTGTACAATGAAGCTCTGGAAGAAGACGCTGACAGAGTCGTTGTTAATAACTTTAGAGTTGCTCGTCCGTTTAGGAGGCCCCTTTTTGCAGAAGTTTCTCCAGAGCTAGATGCTTCTGGCTCAAAATATTCTCCCCATTCTTGGCCTGAGTCAAGATTAGAGAGCAAGTCAAGGAAACTGGTCCAGTTATTTCTGCTGATGGATTCAACTAAGCTGCCTATACCAAAGAAGGGAATCCTGTATTACATTGGTCGAGAGTGCACCAAAGTGTTCCCTGATCTCCTGAATCGTGCTGCTCGCACACTAAACCACGTGTATGGCACAGAGCTAGTGGTCCTTGATCCCAGGAACCACTCCTACACCCTGTACAACCGAAGGGAAATGGAAGATACAGAAGAGATCATGGACAGTCCAAACAGGCCCGGCAACAATTTCCTAATGCAAGTTCTGAGCTTCATCTTTATAATGGGCAACCATGCGAGGGAGTCTGCAGTCTGGGCCTTTCTAAGGGGCTTGGGAGTTCAAAATGGCAGAAAGCACGTGATTACCTGTCGGTATTTGAGTCAGCGCTATCTAGACAGTTTGCGGGTTCCTGACAGTGATCCGGTGCAGTATGATTTTGTATGGGGCCCTAGAGCCCGCCTGGAAACCTCCAAGATGAAAGCCCTGCGATATGTGGCCCGAATCCACAGAAAGGAGCCAGAGGACTGGCCCGAGCAGTACAGGGAGGCAATGGAAGATGAGGCCAACAGAGCTGAAGCTGGGCGTCGGCCTTTGATCGTTCGCAACTTGCGATAG